One segment of Pogoniulus pusillus isolate bPogPus1 chromosome 26, bPogPus1.pri, whole genome shotgun sequence DNA contains the following:
- the LOC135186926 gene encoding nascent polypeptide-associated complex subunit alpha, muscle-specific form-like, translated as MACSGPSRIGNYAQTTVLKSRYASQHSVRTPPRQSTASASPPPLSTSFHNLNACGGENRFLPLRPVRYPITPFNHCFPQSRLRPSCPDSLSETSRRSPGSVPQHRTPLPPGPLGSQRLLEPCQRQPHGSRDMPRRGRSPLIGTTQPPPVSGLIQHLSPIITSQGEQPLITQRERTDDHSAPVPILTSPPLRAATRPPSSGPVAAPLPGPAAALPLTSPHRSLPHLPAGASLCPMPVTPLPPPGAICCPPQPAPSARRGAPPRRRGEREREGGRAAPDAQVEAGLWRRRWRWNGAAGPRGGGAGESVPRARARAAPLPASRPPGPRLGPAPLTAHRPLAAHRPLAAHRPLTAHRPRAAHRPLTAHRPRAAHRPLTAHRPLAAHRPRASARVPPVPAAAQLGHCGSPGRCVLFCLSRWKKPAAWLLHLLASVSFPLPSAQGHE; from the exons ATGGCATG CTCCGGGCCATCCCGAATCGGGAACTACGCTCAGACCACTGTGCTTAAAAGCCGTTATGCCTCTCAGCATTCCGTCAGAACTCCGCCGAGACAATCCACAGCGTCGGCCTCCCCGCCACCACTTAGTACTAGTTTTCACAACTTAAACGCGTGCGGAGGCGAGAACCGCTTCCTCCCTCTCCGCCCTGTGCGTTACCCGATAACTCCATTCAATCACTGCTTCCCACAATCGCGCCTCAGACCGTCTTGCCCCGACTCCCTCTCCGAAACGTCCCGCCGCTCCCCAGGGAGCGTCCCCCAGCACCGTACACCGCTCCCGCCGGGCCCGCTCGGCTCACAGCGGCTCCTCGAACCCTGTCAGCGCCAGCCCCACGGCTCCCGCGACATGCCGCGCCGGGGTCGTTCTCCGCTGATAGGCACCACACAGCCACCACCCGTCTCGGGGCTCATCCAGCACCTGTCCCCCATCATCACGTCCCAAGGGGAACAACCGCTTATAACCCAGCGAGAGAGAACGGATGACCACTCAGCCCCAGTCCCAATCCTAACTTCACCACCCCTCCGCGCCGCCACCCGTCCTCCCTCCAGCGGCCCCGTGGCCGCCCCTCTTCCAGGCCCCGCCGCAGCGCTCCCCCTCACGTCGCCTCACCGCTCCTTACCGCACCTACCCGCTGGAGCGTCACTCTGTCCCATGCCGGTAACCCCGCTCCCGCCGCCGGGCGCGATCTGCTGCCCGCCCCAGCCGGCCCCTTCCGCACGGCGGGGGGCTCCGCCCCGGAGGCGCGGCGAGAGAGAGCGGGAGGGCGGGCGAGCGGCCCCGGACGCGCAGGTCGAAGCTGGGCTGTGGAGGAGGCGGTGGCGCTGGAATGGCGCTGCCGGGCCGAGGGGAGGAGGAGCGGGGGAGAGCGTCCCCCGCGCGCGTGCACGCGCTGCGCCCCTCCCCGCGTCACGGCCGCCGGGGCCTCGCCTCGGACCCGCGCCCCTCACTGCCCACCGGCCCCTCGCCGCCCACCGGCCCCTCGCCGCCCATCGGCCCCTCACTGCCCACCGGCCCCGCGCCGCCCACCGGCCCCTCACTGCCCACCGGCCCCGCGCCGCCCACCGGCCCCTCACTGCCCACCGGCCCCTCGCCGCCCACCGGCCCCGCGCCTCAGCCCGCGTCCCTCCCGTCCCCGCCGCCGCCCAGCTCGGGCACTGCGGGTCACCAGGacggtgtgttttgttttgcctcAGCCGCTGGAAAAAGCCAGCAGCGTGGTTGCTCCATCTCCTGGCTTCGGTGAGTTTTCCGCTCCCTTCGGCTCAGGGCCATGAGTAG